From the genome of Amylibacter sp. IMCC11727:
GTTGGCAGATGTGATCCCTCGACGGTGCGGATGACCTCCAGCTTCTCAGACGCAGGGTATCTCATTCCTCGAACTCCCCAGCCCCTGTCATGCTTTTTTTGAGAAGCCGGTTCTCAAGCGTCAGATCGGCCACGCATTCCTTCAAGGCCATAGCTTCTGAGCGTAGTTCTTTCACTTCAGGGGATGTGGCCTGACGCGCCGTATCGCCAGATAGACGGCGTTTGCCTGCTTCAAGGAATTCTTTCGACCAGCTGTAATACAGGCTCTCCGCGATGCCCTCCCGACGGCACAACGCTGAGATGCTTTCTTCTCCACGCATCCCTGCCAGCACAATGCGGATCTTCTCCTCCGCCGAATAGGTTTGACGTGTCTTGCGGCGGATGTTCTTTACCAATTTATCTGCAGACGCTTTGCTGCTTCCGGATTTCTTGTTCATCTTCACTCCATGAAGGTTACGATGAACCAGAAATCCTCCGTTGTTCAATTCCTCAAATCTGTCCCAAAGGCCCTGACGTCAGACACCCAAACCCACATCGGCTGAATCCGCCACAACAAAACAGGGTTCCACCGCACCAGCGCAAGGATCAGAGCCACACCCAGCAGCCCAATCAGAAACAACAGAACCCAACCAATCACAAAATCACCCGCGGCGTCCGCCAATAAAACACCCCAAACGCAGGCCCCCAAATCCAACACAGCGCCGCAACGAGCACCGCCGCCGTCACCAAAACCTCACCCAAATCTTTGCCGCCGCCGAACAGGGTCAAAAGTCCCACTTGCAGCAGCATAAAACCGAACATCACTATGGCCGAGACCACAAGCCCTAGTCCAATTGCAGGAACACCCCGCATAGAGGCAACTGCCAAAGCCCCTGCCCAACCAGACAGAACACTGAACAAAACCGCAAAGGCGAAGATCATCATGCCCATGTCACACCTCCCTCGCACTGCCCCCGACTCGATCGGGGGCCTTTAGCCGGAAAGACCCAACGACAGGGCAGCGCCGAACTCGGGTGGCGCGAATGCGCCCGCTGGTTCGACAGGCCATTGCAAAGCAATGACCGAAAGAACGCCCATGGGGGAGGTCGGCGCAGCCCGTGCCGGGCACGGGCATGCTTCTCGGACAACTTAAAATTTCCAATCATTTTAATAGCTTATCGAATCTATTGCTTCTAAGTCGCGATTCAGACGGGACCACTCCGCTTTCAAATAAGCACGGCCCGCCTCACATAATTCATGATGCACATTTCCTCTTCCAACTTTTTCCTCATCGGTGTCCGCGCTTATGAAGATAGAATCTCCAGCGTCAGCAATCTTAGAAATTAGATTGCTGCCTAACTCTTCTTCGTCGTTAATTTTCATTTGGAAAACACTAATCAAAAATGGGACTTTGCTGTCGATATCTACAATAGAGTCGGCATCGGCAATAATCGCGTTAAACTCTGCTAGTTCTGTACGCATTTCCTCAATCCATTCTCTTCTAAAGTCCGCCATTTTAAGTTGTACTTGCAACTTGCGATCTATTCTCGCGTTAGAAAGTGCCTTTTGTTCTGAAGATCGCGTTGCAATTTGGGTGACCACAAGAGTCAGCAATGGAAGCCCCACAGTTGCAACCAACGCTTGATGGTTCGCTATCCAATTGTTCAATTCGATAAGCAAGTTGTCACCCTTCCTTCCCTTCCAAATAACGCCGCTTCGCCTCTTCATTCCGCCCAAAGTCTCGAACCATATTCTCAATCGCGACTTCATCCGATTTATCCGCATACCTAAACTCTGAATCCGCGTAGCGATTGATCTCTTGGATCACCATTTCCACCGTAATCGGCTGGGCCAGTTCGGAAATCATCGACTTCTTCGTCTCATAATCCTTGGCGATAAACAGGTCCAAATTCTCCATCCACTCGTCTGGCAACTCGAAGTCCATCGCCCGCACCTTAACAGCATCCGTGATGTTCTTAATCGCCCGCCCCGTGAACCTCGGATCGGCCTCCTGAATGCCCTTCAGATACGTCCCCAGCTTCGCAATCGTATCCAAATCGCCAATCTCCGACGACACCCGATCAAACACGTTCAGCAACCCCTGCTCGTGCGGCTTCGAATGGCTATCATACGATGCCGCTACAGCCTTTTTAATCTGCTGCGCGGCGAACAGCTCGTGATCGCCCACAGGGATGTCGTGGTTTTTGCCCATCAGCAGATGCAGGATGTCGATGTAATCCTCTCGCGTTTGTGGCCCATCCACGAGGAACCGCGCCCCCGCCCGTTGGCGCAGCGCGTCGTCCACGTTTTCGGGATAGTTCGAAAACATCCCAAAGGTACAATTCCCGCGCACTACCGTATTGGCCCCCGCGAAGCTTTCCATCAGCACGGCGGTAATCTCCAACTGTCCCGCTGAACTCTGCCGATCCCCCCGTTTGCCCGCCAGCTGGTCAATATCGTCAATCGTGCCAAAGCCAATCACATTTTGATCAATCACATTGTTGATGAACGACTTTGCATTCTGCGCTGATTTCCCCTGATAACTGTCGATGCTGTCCGTGCTCAGGTTCTCATACCGAAACGCATAGCCTGCATTGTTGCAGTAATCGTTAATCATCCCCGCCATCATCTGGATCAGCGTGGTTTTCCCCGTCCCAGGCATCCCATCGCCCATAAACGTAAAGATAAATCCGCCCAGTTCCGCGAACGGGTTCAGCTTGCGATCAAAGTCATAGGCCATCAACATTTTCGCCAGCTTCATCGCCTGATATTTGGCGATGTGGTTGCCCACAACTTCGTTTGGCTTCTTGAACGTCATGGTCAGTTTGGATGATTTCGCCTTATGGCTGGCACTGAATCCATTGATTTCAAAATCATCCGCTTCCACCCGGTAAGACACGTTTTCAAACGCCTCCAACCGCGGCAAGGAACCTGCCCGCAGCGCAACCTTTTCCATCAGCTTTTCACAGAACGCCTGCACCACATGCACCACGCCCGCTTCGTCCTTGGCAAACAGCGCGAGGTCCTGATCCAACTCCCACAACGCCCCATGCAGGGCCAGTTGCGGGTTGTCCGTCAGAACCTCTTCAACCGCGCCAATTTCAACGGTGCTTTCGCCCTCTGCTGCGGCCGTCGCCGCCACCAAATTCGCCGCCATATTTGCAAACACATGCAGCGAAATCGCGGCCGACGCCGCCAGCAATTCCCCAAATTCCGCCTTCTTCGCTAGGGCCAAATTCCCCGCGAGGTTATCCTTCAACAACTCCGACAAACCCGTCTGATCCGCATACTGATCGCTCACCACATGGGCCACCGCCAGCGCACGGCGCAAAGACTGCAACACAATCGCCTGTACAGGGGACGTCAACGGATCACTCTCATCCGCGCCCTCAATGCGATCAATCAGATGCACCCCTTCGGGCCGCGCAGTGGAGCGTGTCACCAATCCCGGCGTTGTGGATCGAAACCGCCGCCGCGTGCCAACACCGCTGGATCGCTCCTTAGGCGCCTCCACATCCCGCTTCGCCGCCAACCGAGGCGTATGGTCAAACCCATCCAGCATCGCCACAGCATCCGCATACTTCTCAAGGATCAACTCCTCCTTGAGTTCCATCAAATCACCTGTCTTGCTCATAATTCACCTTCCGAAATCGGTGGGCTGCAGCCCACCCAACAATCCTTTTTCTCTGCGTAGGGCGGGCTTCAGCCCGCCAAAAACCACTTAGCCATAACTCCGAACCTTGCCCTTACTTCCAACAACGTACTTCCGCACCCCGCGCAGGCCCTTTGGGTCGCGGTGGTCCAGCACCTGATACGCCCGCTGCGGCAGGATCAGGGATCGCCGCTGTGTTGTCGCCCCCGTCAACTCACTCCGATCATCCAGATCGAAAATTTCCCGCTCCACCGTGCTGAACCAGCCCGATTTCTCCTCTGCCACCTTTTTGGATCGCAGCGTTTCCACCGTCCAAGACAGCGCCCAGTCCAAGCCTGGCTCGCCTTCAGCCTCTGCCAAAATCTCTCGCAGGGGTCCTGATTGTTCCGTAAACGCATGGGAATACATCGGCCCGATGTGCACGCGTCGCAGTGTTTTGGGGTGCAGATCGTCAAAGTCCTGATCAAACCCCGTCGCAATCGTCACCAGCTTTAGCCCAGACACCGCCTGCGCCATCAGATGCGCCTGCACTTGGGGCCAGCGTCGCTCGTCCTGCACCAGCGCCGTGCGCCCACTGTCCACCAGCTCCATCATATAGATTGCAGGCAGGTTCGTCTGGCTGTCGTAACTCGCCCAATGCACAAGATACTTGCGCCGATCCCCATCGTTCCCACGCCAAATTGCAATCGGATCATTGGCGGCGAAAAACAAATCGCGCCCCGCCAGCCATTCATAATACAGCCGCTGGGACATGGCATATTGCAGGTTGGTCGGATGGGAATGTTCGTTCAGGATATGCTTCACCATATCCTTCTTAATCTGCTCTGGCTCTGACAGGTTTGCCAAATGCCGCTCCGCATTCAGCGCGTCATTGGCCATTTGCAACAGCTCTTGAAACACGGGAAAGCCGCTGTCCTGCCGATCCACCGACATGCCGTTTGGCAGCGCGCCAGACACCCGCCATGTCATCAGATATTTGTAGGACAGCGCCGTGAACGTATGGCTCAATCGATCCAGATAGCCGCGAATAATCTTGGCCTCTTCACGCCCAATCAACCCTTCATCTGTTGTGATTTCAGTCACCCCATCCAAGTGCCCGATGATGCGCTCGAACTTCGCAAAATACCGCCGCGTCTTGGCCGCCCCTTCAAGGTATTTGTGGTCAAGGGTGAGGTCAGCGGTCATTTAAAAATACCATTTCAATTTATAAGGGCTTTTGTCATCTTTTGTGCGCACAATCCATTGAATACCAAAACCAAGTATCCCTGAAACGATGAGGTGCAGCAGGATGAAAGGAAACCCAAAATAAAGGCCGACCAGAGCGCAAACCGCAAAAGTGGTAAAGGGAATATTCTCCCAAAATCGCTTATTCATCGTCGCCTTTCTCGCATCTCATTACGCACGCAATCGTGTAAACCTTAGCCGCCCTTTCGGGGTATTTGTGATCTAAGGTTAGGTCAGCGGTCATTTAAAAGTGCTTTCGTAATGAGGGCACCTAAACGGCAATAATTAATCTCCATCGCCACCGTCACCGTCACCGCCCTCTGAATTATAGCCATCTTCTTCGTTTTTGAACACAATCTCAGCAGCGGTGGGATCTTGTCTTCGATAAATCAAATAGATCAGATGACTAAATCCAAACCAACCACAAATAAGCGCGACCCATAAAAAAGTGCTTTGCCAGATTGCAACTGGGATGACGAGCAAACCAAATACAGGCCATCTCGCATACATGGCTAAAACGACCCAATCAGGTTCTTTCACATCCGCACGCCGAACGCCGTCTTGATTAACTCTTGGTGGGATCAATCGCTCACCCATCAAGCCCCATACAGGTTCTTGTCGTGCTTCTCGACGATCTTCTCAAACCGCCGCGCGAACCGCTCGTCTGACTTGGCTTTTTCTTCCAGAACCTTGCGCGCGAACACCATATGGTCTTCGTGCTTTTCCATCATTTCAGCCATACGCTGGTTCGTTGCCGAGCCAATCGCCGCCATCGCTGTTTGCGCTTCTTGGTCCGTTTGCACACCGATCTCGTTGATCTTATGCGCCACGTCTTGCTGTTGTGCCGTTTTCAAGGATTTCGTCAGCGCATCATACAGAACAACCCGTTGCTTTGTGTCTGTCTGCAGCTTGTTGATCAGCACCATCTGCGTGGCCGCTTGGTTCTGCAAACTATCGACCCAGGATTTGCCCTTCTCGATATACCGTTCCAACGTCTGGGAATTGGCCAGCTTCACTTGCTCGGCCTGTGCCAGTTCGTTGTATTTCGCGTTCATTTCGGCAAGCTGGCTTTCCAGCTTGGTGCGTGCAGCCGCATCTTGTTCCACGGAAATCTTGTTTTCCAGTTCAATGATGCTTGGATCCATGGCCAGCAAATCTGCCTTGATCTGCTCCAACTCGCCCACAGCGGTTTCGCGCTCCACCAGAGTTTCCTGCAAGTTGCCTTCAACCCGTGTCTTATGCTCGTTCAGCACCGCCAACTGACCCTGCAACAGGTTCACAATCACATCGGATTTCGAAATCAAATCCTGCAACTTATCGTCAATGCTGGCCGTGCGCATCCGTTCTTGGCGCAGGCTTTCGGACCGCGCTGACGAAAAGATACCAACAAAGGTTTCCCAGCCCGTTTTGGACCGCATCGCATCAAAGTCCTGCGAAAACGCGGAGGTTACATCATCCAAACCCATGATCAGTTCTGCAATGTTTGCATTCATCGCATCTGAATGCGCATGCACATCATCAAGGCTCGCATTTTCGATATCAATGGAAATATCCGCCGTCCCGATCTTGTCACGGGCCGTTTCAATTTTACTGGTGAGTTCTGCGATTTTGGACTGCGCCGCCTCCACCTGAGCCTGAGATTCTCTAATTTGCGCGTCAAAATCCGCCATGAACGTTCCCTTTCGAAATTTCGTTTTGTTTCCTCATATATAGGCACACAATTCGGAATATTTAATACCTAACTACTGCAATTGTTGCATTCAGCTGTGATTTTCTTGGCAATTTCAACTCCATAAGGATGGAATGACGCGGTTCCCTTGCCCTAGGGGCCGTTTCTGTGTCAGGACTGCGCCAAATTCTTCACCCGAACGGAGCCACACCATGCTGACGACAACTGACCTGAAAAACCTTCTGAACGATCCAACACTGCTGTGTGACAAGGCCCTTGTTGCAGGGGAATGGATCGACGCGGACAGCGGTGAAACCTTTGAGGTGAAAAACCCAGCCCGCGGTGATGTGCTGACCACTTTGCCAGACCTCGGCGTTGCCGAAACCCGCCGCGCGATTGAGGCTGCGGAAGCAAGCCAAAAAGCATGGGCCGCGCGCACAGGCAAAGACCGCGCTGCGATCCTGCGCAAATGGAACGATCTGATGATCGAAAATGCCGATGATCTGGGCATGATCCTGACCGCAGAAATGGGCAAACCCCTTGGCGAAGGCAAAGGCGAAATCCTCTACGGTGCGTCTTTCATCGAATGGTTCGCAGAAGAGGCAAAACGCGTTTATGGCGAAACCATTCCAGGCCACCAGCCGGACAAACGTATCACGGTTTTGAAACAACCCGTTGGTGTTGTGGCATCCATTACGCCGTGGAATTTCCCCAACGCCATGATCGCACGCAAGGTGGCCCCAGCTCTCGCAGTTGGCTGCACATTCGTGGCACGCCCTGCCAAAGAAACTCCGCTGTCCGCTCTTGCCATGGCGCTATTGGCTGAACGGGCTGGCGTACCCGCAGGCGTGTTCTCTGTTATCACAAACTCCCGCGCTTCCATCATCGGCAAAGAATTCTGCGACAACCCAATCGTGCGCAAACTCACCTTTACAGGCTCCACCGAAGTGGGCCGCATCCTGATGGAACAGGCCGCGGGCCAGATCATGAAAACCTCTATGGAACTCGGCGGCAATGCCCCATTCATCGTGTTTGATGATGCAGACCTCGACAAAGCGGTCGAAGGCGCAATGATCTCAAAATACCGCAACAACGGCCAAACCTGCGTCTGTGCAAACCGCATTTACGTGCAAGCGGGCGTTTACGATGCTTTCGCAGAAAAGCTCGCCGCCGCAGTGTCTGCCATGAACATTGGCGATGGCCTTGAAGATGGGGTCACAGTTGGCCCACTAATTTCCATGGATGCTGTTGAAAAAGTCGAAGAACACATCGCCGACGCCACAGCCAAAGGCGCAAAGATCATGGCAGGCGGCAACCGTCACAACCTCGGCGGCACGTTTTTTGAGCCAACGATCCTCACGGGTGTCACATCCGACATGATGGTCACAAACGACGAAACATTCGGCCCCGTTGCGCCCCTGTTCAAATTCGACACCGAAGAAGAAGTCGTTGCAGCCGCCAACGACACGATCTTTGGCCTCGCCTCTTATTTCTACTCCAACGACCTGTCCCGCGTTCACCGCGTACAAGAGGCACTGGAATACGGCATGGTCGGCGTGAACACGGGCCTGATTTCAACAGAAGTCGCCCCATTTGGCGGCATCAAACAATCCGGCATCGGCCGCGAAGGGTCTTCTCACGGGACAGAAGATTATCTGGAAATGAAGTATATTTGTACAAGTATCTAAGGGCTTGCACCGCAAGCCCTCGCCTCGCCAAGACTTTGCTTGCAAAGTCTGAGAGAGGCCGAAGCTGCGTAAAAAGATCCATCTCAAATAAAATTCCAAAGGGCGCCAACACTAGGCGCTCTTTCCCATTCTCACCCCACACAAACGTGATTTGCCCCACACGCCCGTTCGCGCCACCGTGTCCCAAACATCAGGGGACCCGTCATGGCCAAACGACGCAGCAAATCCAACCGCGCGAAATCCACCTATAAGTCCGAGATCAAAGCCACCGACCAAAAGAAACGCAAAACCCTCCGCCTCTTGCGCAACCTCGCCATCGCGACCCCTGTCGTGGGCGTCGCTGGGTTTTTCTCGGTCAAATCCGTTCAAGCCACCATCTGCGAAGCAGACCTCACCAAGGTCGGCAAAGGCGTCCCGTCAATCGTGCAAATCCACGACCCGAATTGCCAGCTGTGCGCGGCCCTGCAAAACCAATCCCGCCGTGCGCTCAAATCCTTTGAAAAGGACAGCTACCGCTTCCTCGTGGCCAACATCCGCACCGACGACGGCAGCGCCTTTGCCGCAAAATACCGCGTTCCCCATGTGACCCTCTTACTCTTCGACAAAAAAGGGGGAATGACCCAAGTGGTGCGCGGCCCCATCGACCAAGACGCCCTCGAAAACATCCTCAGCGCGCATATGAAACGCTACGGCTAACGCCTGTCATCTAGGCGCGATTAGGCTTAGTGTTCCGTTTCCAGAAGGGTCCACCCTAACGCCCGATACAAAGCACTGTGTCCCGCAATCAAAATGGCCACAACGCCAACCATACCGAAATACGCGACAAACCCGTGCAGCGCCATGCTCGGCATAACCCACAGCAGCAATGTATCATTGCCGCTTTGAACAAAAATCGCGCCAATCCCCATCAGCAGACCGCCACAAAAATTCATCACACTGAGCCGCAATCCACCCATCTTAATCTTGAATTTCTGGTTAAAAACGGATGACAAAACCGCCCCGACAAACAGCGCTAAGACAGACAGCTCAAACACCAAATCAGGCGTCGTTCCCGCCCCACTGACAAAGCGACCGATCAGCGCCTCATAACTCCAGTCGGCTTTTGTCACGAACAAAAGCGTCGCCGCGACCCCCATCACAACAAGGGCAAAGATCGTCTGCTGACGGCGACGATACAGCCGAATACAGCTCCATATCCCGAGGGCCAAAAACATGCCCAAAAGGACCCAATACAGCCAATCATCCTCCATCGTCAGCCGCACACCACGCGGCAACGGCTCCAACGCTGGAAGCCCTTGATGCACGTTAAGCGTCCGCGCCGCCGCAAGGCCGAGGAACGTAAAGATGAAAGACAGCTTCCCACTGCTGATCCGCCCGACAGACCCGATGAAACATCCCCCGTTGAGCCATGCGCCCAATCCCATAACGCCAACACCAATCAAAAGCGTCGATGTCAAACCACTGGCATTTGGCAAATTCAGCGGCATGTTGGAAAAACCAGCCAAAACAAACAAGGTAATCGCCGCCCAACTGGACGCCACAAGGATCCCCAACAGCCAATCAATCCGCCGCCGCATTACCAAACGTTCCGTGGCCGCCACCGTGCAGGTGCTGGCCCGTGACAAGGCAAATCCGAGGATGAAAGCAAAGATAATTGTGAACATTCAGAACAAACTCTCAACAACGCGCTGCCAACACTAGGCCAAACCACGCGCACATTTAGCAACACCAAGATGGGATTTTCACAAAAAAGTTCGCGACGCGCCAAGGATTGCCATTTACCGCGCGTCTAACCACATTATGCGGATGGAAACGAGCGACGAAAATTTGGTCACATTGGCCCAAACAGGGGACGCGGCGGCGTTCTCTGCGCTGATTTCGCGTCACTACGACCTGATCCACCGCATTGGTTTTCGTGTGCTGGGGTCCCAAACCGAAGCACAGGACATGACCCAAGACCTCTGCCTCGCGCTCGCCACCAAGATCACATCATTTCGCGCAGACGCAAAATTCACCACTTGGCTCTACCGCGTTGCCATTAACGCGGCCCGCGACAGATTGCGAAAACGCAAAACCCGCCAAAAAGCCACCGAAGGCTGGGGCGACTTTGAATTAAACAGCCGCGCCGCAGAAGCCGAAAATCGGGCCCAGCTTGACTGGCTCAACCAAGCCATGGCCACCCTGCCCAAAGACCTGCGCGAAACCGTTGCCCTTGTTTTGGGCGAAGATCTGACCCACGACGCCGCCGCAACCATCCTCAACATCTCGCCCGGAACCGTCAGTTGGCGCATGTCAGAGGTGAAAAAACACCTCCGTGCGCTCGCCCAGAAAGAGGAGCTCATCCAATGAATGACCTCGAAAAACTCCAAGCCGCCTTGCGCGATGCCTCCCCTGCTCCAGATGCAGATGCCAAAGCCGAAGCCCTGCGCATGGCCGCAGAAAATTTCGCGCGTATCCAAGAAAGCCAATCCGCTGCACGTCCCATGTCCGAAGCCCCAACATCGGGGTCCCTCTGGAAAAGGACCACAGCTATGTTCACATTCTCAAACCTCCGCCCAGTGCTTTATGCCACCTCTTGCCTTGTTGTTGCAGGAGCCGTTTTCGTGGCCTATGACCCGTTCAACGACAACGGACCAGCGATTTATGATGCGGATTTGTCTTCGGATGAAACCGTGCTTGGCGAACCCGAACCTGCAATTGTCTTAGAAATTGAAGAAAGCACGGTTCAGAACCGCTTGCGGGCCGAACCAAAAGCGGAAACTCGATCTACGCAAGACGCAACTAAGAAGGCTGCGACCGCTGGCAACCTTCAACAATCCATGGCTCAAAATCCCCAAACTGCTCACCGTGATCTTGAAAATGAGGGGCAACTGTACAGTAGCACCACAAAGCCGAAAATGCGGACACAACCAGGGGCTTTGAAAGGGGTTAGACTAAAGTCATACAGCGGGGATGCGTCACATCAGAAAAAACCTTTGGCGATGACTGCCCCACAAGACGACGCCATCATCGCGCCGCAACCCAACAATGACCAATTCACAGCCGCACCGGAAAACCCCGTCAAAGTCACGGCGGAATCCCCCGTTTCAACCTTTTCCATCGACGTGGACACGGCCTCCTATGCTTACGTCCGCTCAACCTTGCTGAACGGTGGACAATTGCGCCCTGATGCTGTGCGGATCGAGGAAATGATCAATTATTTCCCCTACGATTATGCCGCCCCCGCCGCCACATCCGATGTGCCGTTTTCCACCGATATCAGCGTGACGAAAACACCGTGGAACGCGGATACAAACCTCGTGCGCATCGCAATCCAAGGCAAAAAACCAGCCATCGAGGACCGTCCACCGCTGAACCTCGTGTTCCTGATCGACACGTCAGGCTCCATGCAGGACGCGAACAAACTGCCCTTGTTAAAACAGTCCTTCGCGCTGATGCTCACCGAACTGCGCCCAACGGATCAGGTGGCAATCGTCACCTATGCAGGGTCGGCTGGGACGGTTCTGGAACCCACCAATGCGGGCGACACCGCCACAATCCTAAACGCGCTTGATTCGCTCAATGCGGGCGGGTCCACCGCAGGGGGCGCGGGGCTTCGCGCCGCTTATGCGCTTGCGGATCAAATGAAAGCAGAGGGTGAAATCTCTCGCGTTCTGCTCGCAACCGATGGCGATTTTAACGTGGGCATTAACAATCCCAACGATCTGAAAACCGCGATTGAAAAGAACCGTGACAGCGGCACATATCTGTCTGTTCTTGGCTTTGGCCGTGGCAATTACCGCGATGACATGATGCAAACTCTGGCGCAAAACGGCAACGGAACCGCCGCTTATATCGACACATTGGCCGAGGCGCAGAAAACCCTTGTCGACAATCTGTCTGGCGCGCTGTTCCCCATCGCAAATGACGTAAAAATTCAGGTGGAGTTCAACCCCGCCACAATCGCTGAATACCGCCTGATCGGCTATGAAACCCGCGCCCTTAACCGCGAAGATTTCAACAACGATGCGGTGGATGCTGGCGATATCGGCGCGGGCCATCAGGTCACTGCGCTCTACGAAGTTACCCCCGTCGGCTCCCCCGCGATCCTCAACGATCCTTTGCGGTATGCCGCCGATACGGCCGCTTCGGACTCCTCCGAACTTGGCTTTTTTAAACTGCGCTACAAAACCCCTGGGGCCGCAGAAAGTCAGCTCATTACCACCCCGATCAGTCGATCCGACACGCCTGCAAACACAGGTTTCGCCGCAGCTATTGCCGGGTTTGGCCAACTGCTCAAAGGATCCAAATACACCAATTCTTGGACCTTAGGCGATGCCATTACGCTGGCGTCAGAAACGAAAGGCACAGACCCTTATGGCTACCGCGCCGAAGCAATCCGTCTGATGAAACTCGCCAAAGCACGGAAATAAACCCGCCTTCTTTTGGCAAAAAATATCCGCGACGCAGGCATTCCAATTTTTATGTCCTCACAAACGCCAACCCCCGCCGCATTTGCGTCGGGGGTTCTGTCAAAACAGGTCGCGCGCTCAGGTAGGGGAAACTCAGGGCACAGCGACGGCTCGGCCAGCCGATAAGGGACAGCGGCTGGAACATGGCGCCTCAAAAGGGGAGGTACGAGGCGCCAATTCTGTGTGTGATTTACGCTGTGGCTTTGGCCTTAGCGACTTTCTTGGCTGGTTTTGCCTCGATCGTTTTGCTCGCATCCGCAATCTCGATGCGGCGCGGCTTCAACGCTTCAGGGACTTCACGAACCAAGTCCACGTGCAAGATGCCGTTTTCTGTGGTCGCACCAACTGCACGCACGTGATCGGCCAAATGGAACCGTTTTTCGAACGTGCGCGAGGCGATTCCACGGTGCAAATACGTCACCTCTTCTGTGGTCTCTGCTTCGGCTTTCTTGGCGGAAATCACCAACTGGCCTTCGCGCATTTCAATGGTCAATTCGTCATCGGAAAACCCAGCAACAGCTACCGAAATACGATAGTCGTTTTCGTCTGTTTTCTCGATGTTGTATGGGGGATAGCCGTTTGTGTTTACATCAACCGACATGGCGCGATCCAACATGGACGCAAGACGGTCAAAACCAACAGTGGAACGGTATAGGGGTGCAAAATCATAAGTTCGCATGAGCAAACATCCTCCTTAAGAAGCGATATTTAGATACGGCCTTCCATCATGGACAGACCTGAGTTTTAGTCACCAGACCCCTTCATGGGCATCCAGTACTAGGTAATCTAGGAACACCCAAATGGGGTTTCAAGACTAATTTTTCACAAAAAATGAATTTTGTGTTCGACCCAATTGTTCGCTTAAGGATTTATCAGAAACACGCTTGCCTTTGAACACGCCTTTGTCGCGCTGCAACTGGTTCATCAACTCTTCTAGTGGGCTCCCCAATGATGTGCCAAGCGCCACATCACGGTCTTTCCACGTGGCTTTGGCCGAAATCACAGAAGCAATCTTTGGTTCGCCGTTTTCAATCACAAA
Proteins encoded in this window:
- a CDS encoding VWA domain-containing protein; the protein is MNDLEKLQAALRDASPAPDADAKAEALRMAAENFARIQESQSAARPMSEAPTSGSLWKRTTAMFTFSNLRPVLYATSCLVVAGAVFVAYDPFNDNGPAIYDADLSSDETVLGEPEPAIVLEIEESTVQNRLRAEPKAETRSTQDATKKAATAGNLQQSMAQNPQTAHRDLENEGQLYSSTTKPKMRTQPGALKGVRLKSYSGDASHQKKPLAMTAPQDDAIIAPQPNNDQFTAAPENPVKVTAESPVSTFSIDVDTASYAYVRSTLLNGGQLRPDAVRIEEMINYFPYDYAAPAATSDVPFSTDISVTKTPWNADTNLVRIAIQGKKPAIEDRPPLNLVFLIDTSGSMQDANKLPLLKQSFALMLTELRPTDQVAIVTYAGSAGTVLEPTNAGDTATILNALDSLNAGGSTAGGAGLRAAYALADQMKAEGEISRVLLATDGDFNVGINNPNDLKTAIEKNRDSGTYLSVLGFGRGNYRDDMMQTLAQNGNGTAAYIDTLAEAQKTLVDNLSGALFPIANDVKIQVEFNPATIAEYRLIGYETRALNREDFNNDAVDAGDIGAGHQVTALYEVTPVGSPAILNDPLRYAADTAASDSSELGFFKLRYKTPGAAESQLITTPISRSDTPANTGFAAAIAGFGQLLKGSKYTNSWTLGDAITLASETKGTDPYGYRAEAIRLMKLAKARK
- a CDS encoding Hsp20 family protein, producing MRTYDFAPLYRSTVGFDRLASMLDRAMSVDVNTNGYPPYNIEKTDENDYRISVAVAGFSDDELTIEMREGQLVISAKKAEAETTEEVTYLHRGIASRTFEKRFHLADHVRAVGATTENGILHVDLVREVPEALKPRRIEIADASKTIEAKPAKKVAKAKATA